From the genome of Devriesea agamarum, one region includes:
- a CDS encoding YbbN family protein: MSTVRKNSPHEGHEGHEGHEGHEGHEGHEGHEGHEGHEGHEGTITEGDGVRDIRSPDIRLILFFAPGRTACNPARLATEELAQRWGDTVTTVACDVDRYPRVIDAYRLQILPTWVCQQFIPGEQLLDSDDKPAGHEMDRLAGSAAKHQIASLVERCTNESRAPSQRDNRLDA, from the coding sequence GTGTCGACCGTCCGCAAAAACTCACCCCATGAGGGCCATGAGGGCCATGAGGGCCATGAGGGCCATGAGGGCCATGAGGGCCATGAGGGCCATGAGGGCCATGAGGGCCATGAGGGCCATGAGGGCACGATAACCGAGGGTGATGGGGTGCGCGATATCCGGTCACCCGATATACGACTCATTTTGTTTTTCGCACCAGGCCGCACCGCGTGTAACCCCGCGCGTTTGGCAACCGAAGAGCTTGCGCAACGATGGGGCGATACGGTCACCACCGTGGCCTGCGATGTTGATCGCTACCCGCGCGTTATCGACGCGTATCGTCTACAAATCCTTCCCACCTGGGTTTGCCAACAATTCATACCTGGAGAGCAACTACTCGATTCCGACGACAAACCTGCGGGACACGAGATGGACCGGTTAGCGGGATCCGCTGCCAAGCACCAAATCGCATCCCTGGTCGAAAGATGCACGAATGAAAGCCGAGCACCTAGCCAACGGGACAACCGACTCGACGCCTAG
- the trxB gene encoding thioredoxin-disulfide reductase — MTENPSATSPLHDLIIIGSGPAGYTAAIYAARAELRPIVLAGALESGGALMKTTEVENFPGFPDGIMGPDLMGNMQQQAERFGAEIVMEDVVSVDLTSDIKTATLDDGTVYRARSVILATGSAYRELGLPDEQRLSGRGVSWCATCDGFFFKDKDIAVVGGGDSAVEEATFLTRFASSVTLIHRRDALRASKIMAARAEADPKLSLLWNKEVTVIHGENSVDGLTLRDTVTGENSTLNVSALFVAIGHLPRTDLFAGQIELDSEGYIVCKDRSTYTSVDGVFACGDAVDHTYRQAITAAGSGCSAALDAERWLAAQND, encoded by the coding sequence GTGACCGAGAACCCGTCGGCGACAAGCCCTCTGCACGACCTCATCATTATTGGCTCGGGGCCCGCGGGCTACACAGCCGCGATTTATGCTGCCCGAGCTGAGCTTCGACCCATCGTCCTGGCAGGCGCCTTAGAGTCCGGCGGTGCCCTGATGAAGACCACCGAAGTCGAAAACTTTCCCGGGTTCCCGGACGGCATTATGGGCCCAGACCTGATGGGCAACATGCAGCAACAGGCTGAACGTTTCGGTGCTGAGATCGTGATGGAAGATGTGGTTTCTGTCGATCTCACTTCGGACATCAAAACCGCCACTTTAGATGACGGCACGGTCTATCGCGCACGGTCGGTCATTCTTGCAACCGGCTCGGCATACCGGGAACTGGGTCTTCCCGATGAACAGCGGCTATCAGGGCGGGGTGTTAGCTGGTGCGCGACCTGCGACGGTTTCTTCTTTAAAGACAAGGACATTGCGGTGGTCGGCGGGGGCGATAGCGCTGTCGAGGAGGCAACATTCCTCACCCGCTTTGCGTCCTCGGTCACGCTTATTCACCGCCGCGACGCGTTGCGGGCATCAAAGATCATGGCTGCCCGCGCCGAGGCCGACCCCAAGCTTTCTCTGCTCTGGAACAAGGAAGTGACCGTGATCCACGGTGAGAACAGCGTTGACGGTTTGACCTTGCGCGACACTGTTACTGGGGAAAACAGCACCCTAAACGTGTCCGCCCTTTTCGTGGCCATTGGACACCTGCCGCGCACCGATCTTTTCGCAGGTCAGATTGAGTTGGACTCCGAGGGCTACATTGTCTGCAAGGACCGCTCCACGTACACCTCGGTTGACGGAGTCTTCGCATGCGGCGACGCGGTCGATCACACCTATCGCCAAGCGATCACCGCCGCTGGCTCCGGGTGCTCTGCTGCTCTCGACGCTGAACGCTGGCTCGCCGCCCAAAACGATTAG